Part of the Pseudomonas sp. ADAK13 genome is shown below.
CGGCGTTCAAGCGTTCGGTGCGTTGTTGCGGGGTTTGCTTGCTGCCCCAGAACCCGGCGGCCACCAACTCTTGCAGGCTGATGGGGAACTGGCGGTCAAGGTTCTGTTGCTGGGGCAGGAACGACAGCCCACCGCGGCGTGGAACATCAATCGTCACTTTCCCGGCCAGGGGCTTCTGCAGGCCGGCGATGACTTTCAGCAGGCTGCTTTTACCAGTGCCGTTGGCGCCGATGATGCCGGTGAGGCTGCCTTTTTCCAGGGTGAAATCGATAGCCGGGGTGAGTGGTTGGCCGGGGGCGCCCCAGCGCAAGGCGGTGCAGGTGATCATTCGGAAGGTCTCGTCCAGCGGCTTTCAGCTACGGCATCGTGCGCGTGCAGGCTTTCGGCGTGGATCACTTTCAAGTGGAAGGCTTTGACTGCATCCGAGCGTTTCAAGGCGAGGTTGAGGCGGCGGGCGGCGTCTTCGCAGAACATCAGGTTCTGCCCGTTGGCCAGGGCGAAGGCTTGTTCGTCCGCGCGCTTTACGGCGGTTTGTACGGCGGTGCCGAGGGCGGCTTCGGTCTCGTCGATCAGTTGTTTCAACGGCAGTGTTGGTTGATCGCCCTCAAGGAGGATCTGCAACAGTGCACTGCTGCGCTGGCTGTGGGGCGTGGCGACGATGCCGTTGGCGCTGCCCAGCCAGGTCAGCACGTCTTCGTGTTGCAGCGGCGTGTTGGCAAAGTCTTCAATAAATTGCTGCTGAATCAATTGCCTGGCGAGGGCAGCCGAGCATGGGCAGGTTGAAGAGTAGGTAACGTCAATTTTTAGTTCCACGTGGAACATCTGGTTTTCCAGGCGCGCTTCGATGCTCACCGGATAGCTTTTCCAGCCGGCCAATGGGCTGACCAACGCGGGACGTTTCAGCAACAGGTCTGCATGAATTCGCAGGTAGGCATTTGTGGATAAACCTTCATGACTGTCGAGAAAACGTTGCAATACACTGCGCAGCAGTGCTGGCGAAAGCGGCTGTTGCTCAAGCATCTCCAGCGCCAGGTAAAGCCGCGACATATGAATACCTCGGGCCTCACCGTCGTCCAGGCTAACGCCGGCATCGGCTTTGGCGCTGAGGCGCTGGCCGTCGATCTGAATGGGCAGGGCAATGCCGCACATGCCCACCCAATCGAGCGGCAAGGCTTGGCGTGAAGCCTGCGCGGCGATATCGGGCAGAGTCAGCGCGTTCATGAGCAGGTCCATCGTTGGAAATAAAAAGACATGTTATATTATTACTATTGAGTCGACGAAAGTTTTTCTGCTCTGTCTTTTATTCAGTCATGTCGAGTACGGAAGCTCCTTTATTTGCGGTGTAAGTCATGCACAGACGTCAACTCCTCAACCTGCTGCTGGCCAGTGCGGTGTTCACCTTGCCCTTGGGCGTGTCTGCCGCGCAGATCCGCAATGCACGGCTGTGGCGTTCGGATAACAAGCTGCGGCTGGTGCTGGACCTCAGCGGCCCGGTGCAATACAAGACCTTTACCCTGACCGCGCCGGAGCG
Proteins encoded:
- the folE2 gene encoding GTP cyclohydrolase FolE2, whose translation is MNALTLPDIAAQASRQALPLDWVGMCGIALPIQIDGQRLSAKADAGVSLDDGEARGIHMSRLYLALEMLEQQPLSPALLRSVLQRFLDSHEGLSTNAYLRIHADLLLKRPALVSPLAGWKSYPVSIEARLENQMFHVELKIDVTYSSTCPCSAALARQLIQQQFIEDFANTPLQHEDVLTWLGSANGIVATPHSQRSSALLQILLEGDQPTLPLKQLIDETEAALGTAVQTAVKRADEQAFALANGQNLMFCEDAARRLNLALKRSDAVKAFHLKVIHAESLHAHDAVAESRWTRPSE